CGCAAGCGGGTATTTCGTCATGGCAGGGACGATCAGCGGCGGTTTTCTCCTCTTCTCGATCCCGCTCCTCTTCCTCGGCCTCTTCTTCATCCTCAGTGTCGAGCTCCCGGACCGGGAGGTTGATCTCCGGTCAGGGAAGCGCAATATTGTGACACGGTTTGGGAGACGGAGGGCACGCCAGATCATCGCCGGAGCGGGGGCGGCGGCGTCTCTGTGCTACCTGGGATATGCCCTGGCAGGCGGGGTGTCGGTCTCCTTCCCGGCCGGGTGGTTCCTCATCCCCGCCCTCCTTCCGCTTGCCGCCGGGATCGCCGGGCTGATCTCATCCACGGAGGAGCGGGCGGCGGTCGGCAGGGAGGCAGGGATGAATCTCGGTGCGTTGGTTGTCTGTATCCTCGGGGGGTGCCTGATTTTGATTGGTATGTAAGGGGTGTATCGCCACCGGAGGGGGCGAAATGATGATCGGAAGATAGATGTTGATGAAGTACAACGGAAACCATATCGCATCCCGGCTCTGGGTCGCTGCCGATGAGATGCATACTCATTCCAGGCTGGATCTCCGGCTCGAATAGACAGTTTTCTCCCTGGTCAATCATTGTCTCTACACTGTCGAGACAATCAGGGTGGGGGTCGTTGACCTCCTATTCAGGGGAAAACCGAGTATATCTCTTCCCTGCTTTTTACCCGGTGAAAGATTATGCGGCCGTCATCGGTCAGTTCAAAGCCGATCTTGTAACTGCCAATGCGAATCCTGAAATACCCCGGCATACCTCTCATCCGGCTGATGTCGAAGTCAGAAAAGATGTCATCAGAATCCGGAATTTTCTCAAAAAACTATCTCTTCAATACATTTTTGAAAAAGGTTCTGAATTCTTGACAGATCCTTCAGAAATGTCTTTTTATAGAAACAATCTGGCATTTCAGGCAGATTCCTTTAGTTTTCTGTAATATTTCAGAGCCTGGTTGCGATCCAGAGGTTCTTCTTCATCAGATTCGTGGATGTATTTTTCAAGCCCATAATCCTCAATAATCGATTCAATCTTTTCGAATGTTGAGATATCGATCACCACGCTGACGGCCTTGTTATCCTCTGAAACGATATACTGGCGTTTTATCTCTAACATAATCCTGACCTCATTACCCATATGCCCCATTATACTATAAAGTCTCTATGTCTCATAATTTGATTCTGATTCAGGGGTATTCTCTATTGATACAGACAGGGACCGCATAAGATGATGATTTCCCTTTTGAGAGCATATAACGATACATTGGCATTTGGGAACGGGTTCGGTAAAGACCTTCGGGGCTTGAGCGATCCTGAAGATGGAATGAGAAATAAAAGTCTTTATCGTTCTTGCTGAGAGAGTAATCATTCAGACGAGATATGCGGGGATATGGCAGATCCCGTTGCCGATTACCCATCTCACCACTCAGCCTTATAACACAGACAGGTAGCAACTCCATGAACAACAACGGAAACCATATCGAATCCCGGCTCTGGGCAGCAGCCGATGAGCTGCGTGCCAACTCCAAGCTGAAATCATCCGAATACTCTGTCCCGGTTCTCGGGCTCGTCTTCCTCCGGTATGCTGATCACCGGTTCCAGGCGGCGGCAGCGAGGATTGAAGGCGGGGGGAGCGGGAGGCGAAAGATCGGCCCTGATGATTATAAGGCAGAGGGTGTCCTGTACCTGCCGGAGAAGGCCCGGTTCTCACAGCTGATGATGATCACGGAGGGCTCGCATATCGGAGAAGCGATCAACGAGGCGATGCGGGCAATCGAGGCCGAGAACCCGGATCTGAAGGATGTCCTCCCCAAGACCTACAATCGCTTCGAGAATGCCCTTCTGAAGGAACTCCTTAAGACGATGAACTCGGTGCCGATGGATATCGAGGGGGATGCCTTCGGCAGGATCTATGAGTACTTCCTCGGCAACTTCGCACGTGCCGAAGGGCAGAAGGGAGGGGAGTTCTTCACCCCGCTCGCCCTCGTCCGGCTGATCGTCGCCATCATCGAGCCGTTCCACGGAAGAATCTATGATCCCGCCTGTGGATCCGGGGGCATGTTTGTCCAGAGCGCCCGGTTCGTCGAGGAGCACCGGAAGAATCCGGGCTCCGAGCTGAGTGTCTTTGGCCAGGAGAAGGTCGGCGAGACCGTCCGGCTCGGGAAGATGAACCTCGCCGTTCACGGTCTTTCAGGCGATATCCGGGAGGGGAACGCCTACTATGAGGATCTCCACAACGCACCCGGCAGGTTCGACTTCGTGATGGCAAATCCCCCCTTCAATGTGGACCGGGTTGATAAGGAGCGGCTGAAGGATGATCCCCGGTTCCCCTTCGGCCTTCCGAGGGTGGATAACGGCAATTACCTCTGGATACAGATCTTCTACAGTGCCTTACATGAGAACGGGCGGGCGGGCTTTGTGATGGCGAACTCGGCATCTGACGCCCGCAGTTCTGAATGCGATATCCGGCGGCAGATCATCGCCGACCGTGCCGTCGATGTGATGGTCGCCGTCGGCTCGAACTTCTTCTATACCGTCACCCTCCCCTGCACCCTCTGGTTCTTTGACAAGGCAAAGCGGAAGACCGATCGGGCCGACCAGATCCTCTTCATCGATGCACGCCATATCTACACCCAGGTGGACCGTGCCCACCGGGACTGGACACCCGCCCAGATCGAGTTCCTCGCAAATATCGCCCGTCTCTACCGGGGCGAGGCGGCAGAGAACCTCCACGAAAGTGCGGAGCTGATGGCTGAGCACTTCCCGGAGAACACCTACATCGATATCCCCGGTCTCTGCAAAGTGGCGACGATCGACGAGGTGGAGGCACAGGGCTTCAGCCTCAATCCTGGCCGGTATGTGGGGGTGAAGGCACGGGAGGAGGATGACTTCGACTTCAGGGAGCGGCTCGAGGAGCTGAACGAGGAGCTGGAGTTGTTGAATCTGGAGGCGAGGGAGCTTGAGGAGCGGATCGCGGAGAATGTGGGGAAGTTGTTGGAGGGGGAGTGATGAGGAAGGAGGAGATCGTTTCAGTAACGAATGAACCTGATTCCCCACCTATAGAAATCGCTCTTCTGCAAGAACTGCGCATCTTAATCGAAGAGACACGTAAAGGCGTTTCTATTGCGGTCAATGCCTCCCTGACGCTACTCTACTGGCGGGTTGGCAGACATATCAATGAAGAGGTATTTACTGGTGAAAGAGCCAGATACGGCGAACAGATTGTCTCTACACTGTCGAGACAATTGGAAATTTCATATTTAAGGGAATTCATCATCTTCAAAGAACCTCTTCAATGCAATTCCAGCATCGGGAATTGCAGGCTTGATGGGTTGAATGTTAGCGCTCTCTGGACGAAGGTAGCATGTATGCTACACAAAAGCACGATTCCTTTGGAAAAATCAGAAGATAATAAGTCGGTCAATTTTATTGTTTACAATTATTTTTTCAAGGAGAGAACTAATGTCCTTTAAAAATGATTGGAAAAAAACCAAACTAAATGATGTGATCAGTACACAGAAAGGATTTGCTTTCAAAAGTTCTTGGTATTGTGATGAGGGGCGCCCTATTGTTAAAGTAAGTGACTTCACAGATGACTCAATTAATGCAAATAAGATTACAAATATTCCCAATGACATAGCAGAAAAATATCTTCGATATGAGTTGCAAGAGGGCGACGTAGTAATACAAACAGTTGGATCATGGCCAAATAATCCAGCATCGGTTGTTGGGAAATGTATTCGTGTTCCGTACTCTGTTCATAATTCACTGCTGAATCAAAATGCAGTCCGACTTGATCCAAAGGAGATTATTTGCAAATCTTTTCTATATTACTTATTGAGGTCTCCCATTTTTCGTTTTTATATTGTAGGTACCGCACAAGGAGCTGCAAGCCAAGCTGCAATCACTCTTGATTCAATTCGGAACTATGAGTTTGAACTACCTCCCCTCCCCACCCAGCGAAAGATCGCCGCCATCCTCTCCGCCTATGATGATCTCATCGAGAACAACACCCGGCGCATCAAAATCCTCGAGGAGATGGCGCAGAACCTCTACCGCGAGTGGTTCGTCAAATTCCGCTTCCCCGGCCACGAGCACGCCCGGTTTGTGGACTCGCCTCTGGGGCGGATTCCGGAGGGGTGGGAGGTGAAGACGGTTGATGAGTTAAGTGATTTTATCTCAAGAGGTATTACCCCGAAGTATCAAAATAAAAGCGACCGTTACATAATCAATCAAAAATCTAATGCGGGTAATGAGATTAAAGTTGAATACCTTAAGGAATTAAATATTAATCTTAACATTCCAGAAAAAAAATTGGCTCGAACAGGAGATCTTTTAATTAATTGCCTTGGTGAAGGAACAATCGGGAGAGTTCATTTTTTTTTGCATCCAGATAATAAATGGGCCGTTGATCAACATATGTCAATATGTCGTTCTTCAAACGTAGCTAATATGGCTTTTCTTTATTACTTGATGAATTCACCTGAAGGGCAAGCAAAAATCCAGTCTCTAAAATCCGGAGGGACTAATATGACAACTTTTAATATATCCGAATTAAAAAAATTTGATTTGATATTTCCTGAAGGTACAATATTAAATAAATTTTATAAATACGTGATTGGTTTTTTAAATTTTAAACTCACTTTACAAAGAAAAAATACCACCCTCCGCACCACCCGCGATCTCCTCCTCCCCAGGCTCATCTCCGGTGAGGTGGATGTCTCCGATCTGAATATCACAATCCCCGAGGCTGCCATGACATGACCACCCCCGCCGATCTCACCATCCTTCTCCAGGAGGGCGAAGGCGTCACGCTCGAGTACAAGGAGCGAGTGAACGACTCCTTCGCCCGTGAGCTGGTCGCATTTGCCAACACCGCCGGGGGGCGTATCCTCCTTGGGGTGCGGGATGACGGGACCGTCAGGGGTATTCCCGACAGAAACGATCTCCGTGCCAGAATTCAGGATATCGCACGGAAATGCGATCCCCCGGTAAAGGTTCTGCTTGAGCGGATCGGCGAGGTGACCGTGGTGACCGTCCGGGAGAGTGCAGAGAAGCCGGTCCAGTGCAGTGACGGCTTCTTCTGGCGGCTTGGGGCGGTCTCGCAGAAGCTCTCCAGAAACGAGATCCGGGATCTCTTCCAGAAGGAGGGGGCGATCCGGTTCGATCACTCCGTCTGCACCCGGTTCTCCTATCCTGAGGACTTTGATACCGATAAATTCAGGAACTGGCTTGGAAAGAGCAGCATCTACCGGGACGGATCGGTCGAGGATATCCTCGTCAATATCGAGGCGGCAGAACGATCAGGGGGGAGGCTGCTCTTCAGGAACGCCGGTGTCCTCTTCTTTGCAAAAGAGCCCCGCCGGTTCTTCAACCAGGCATACATCACCTGCCTCCTCTTCAAAGGCACTGTCAAGGTCCATATCCTTGACCGGAAGGACTTCGACGGCGGCATCATCGCGGATATCGAGGATGCACTCCGGTTCATCGAACGGAACACACGGACCGCGTATAGGATCGAGAAGCTCCAGCGGGAGGATATCCCCGAGTACCCGATGGCTGCCCTCCGGGAGGCGATCACAAACGCCGTCATGCACCGGGACTGGTTCATCGAGGGGGCAAATGTCTTTGTGGAGATCTTCACTGACAGAATCGAGGTCTCAAGCCCCGGCGGGCTCCCGAAAGGGATGCTGGTTTCGGATCT
This DNA window, taken from Methanocalculus alkaliphilus, encodes the following:
- a CDS encoding type I restriction-modification system subunit M; the protein is MNNNGNHIESRLWAAADELRANSKLKSSEYSVPVLGLVFLRYADHRFQAAAARIEGGGSGRRKIGPDDYKAEGVLYLPEKARFSQLMMITEGSHIGEAINEAMRAIEAENPDLKDVLPKTYNRFENALLKELLKTMNSVPMDIEGDAFGRIYEYFLGNFARAEGQKGGEFFTPLALVRLIVAIIEPFHGRIYDPACGSGGMFVQSARFVEEHRKNPGSELSVFGQEKVGETVRLGKMNLAVHGLSGDIREGNAYYEDLHNAPGRFDFVMANPPFNVDRVDKERLKDDPRFPFGLPRVDNGNYLWIQIFYSALHENGRAGFVMANSASDARSSECDIRRQIIADRAVDVMVAVGSNFFYTVTLPCTLWFFDKAKRKTDRADQILFIDARHIYTQVDRAHRDWTPAQIEFLANIARLYRGEAAENLHESAELMAEHFPENTYIDIPGLCKVATIDEVEAQGFSLNPGRYVGVKAREEDDFDFRERLEELNEELELLNLEARELEERIAENVGKLLEGE
- a CDS encoding DUF1016 N-terminal domain-containing protein, with amino-acid sequence MRKEEIVSVTNEPDSPPIEIALLQELRILIEETRKGVSIAVNASLTLLYWRVGRHINEEVFTGERARYGEQIVSTLSRQLEISYLREFIIFKEPLQCNSSIGNCRLDGLNVSALWTKVACMLHKSTIPLEKSEDNKSVNFIVYNYFFKERTNVL
- a CDS encoding restriction endonuclease subunit S; translated protein: MSFKNDWKKTKLNDVISTQKGFAFKSSWYCDEGRPIVKVSDFTDDSINANKITNIPNDIAEKYLRYELQEGDVVIQTVGSWPNNPASVVGKCIRVPYSVHNSLLNQNAVRLDPKEIICKSFLYYLLRSPIFRFYIVGTAQGAASQAAITLDSIRNYEFELPPLPTQRKIAAILSAYDDLIENNTRRIKILEEMAQNLYREWFVKFRFPGHEHARFVDSPLGRIPEGWEVKTVDELSDFISRGITPKYQNKSDRYIINQKSNAGNEIKVEYLKELNINLNIPEKKLARTGDLLINCLGEGTIGRVHFFLHPDNKWAVDQHMSICRSSNVANMAFLYYLMNSPEGQAKIQSLKSGGTNMTTFNISELKKFDLIFPEGTILNKFYKYVIGFLNFKLTLQRKNTTLRTTRDLLLPRLISGEVDVSDLNITIPEAAMT
- a CDS encoding ATP-binding protein: MTTPADLTILLQEGEGVTLEYKERVNDSFARELVAFANTAGGRILLGVRDDGTVRGIPDRNDLRARIQDIARKCDPPVKVLLERIGEVTVVTVRESAEKPVQCSDGFFWRLGAVSQKLSRNEIRDLFQKEGAIRFDHSVCTRFSYPEDFDTDKFRNWLGKSSIYRDGSVEDILVNIEAAERSGGRLLFRNAGVLFFAKEPRRFFNQAYITCLLFKGTVKVHILDRKDFDGGIIADIEDALRFIERNTRTAYRIEKLQREDIPEYPMAALREAITNAVMHRDWFIEGANVFVEIFTDRIEVSSPGGLPKGMLVSDLGHKSVRRNPLIADLLHRIAYIEKAGTGIKRMRDGATALGYPAPEFSSGSFFSAIFYPMPTAEKDDGSGETSRHPASTPQAPHKYPTSTPQVINLLRCALDDASASELQIKLNFNDRVHFLKEYLQPALEQGLIERTIPDKPRSPKQRYRTTAAGRALIKAAEEEER